In the Neisseria sp. KEM232 genome, CCGCACGGGGCGTTTTCCGCCCTGTTTTCTCCCCAAGCCCGTTTTATCGTCCAAGCTGCCGACGAGCGCGCGCGCTTTGCTTACCGCGCATGGCTGTCCGTGCCCGTATTCGCCCGTATCGCGCAAGCCCTGCCCGCCGCTGCCGGCGACAGGCAATGGCAGGCCGCGCTGTCTGCCTATTTTGTGCCGCCGCCTGAAATGCCGACGGCGCAAACGCAGCACCATCCCGCGCCCCTGACTCTGCCGCCGCTGCCCGACGAGGCGGCGCGTTTGGCCTGGTGGGCGCAGTGCGTTCGCGCCTACTTGGATTTGTGGGGAGGCGATCGTCCGTTTTTCCCCGTTTCCCGCGCCGATTTGGCTGACTGCGAACGGCGTATCGGCTGCCCGCTGCCGCCCGTGCTGCGTGCCTATTACGAACATATCGGCGTGCAGTATCCGGCTTGGACAATTTATACGCCCGAGCTTATCGAGCCGTTGGCCGATGCTTGTTTTTGGTTGGACGGTATTTGGGCGGAACTGCCCGCCGCCGAAGCCGACGCAATCCGCATGCAGGCCGACGGGCTGCTTGCCTTCGGCGAAAGCCCGGACGACGGCGGCCTGTGGTGTTTCCACCGGAACACCGGCCGCATCTGGCGTTGCGGCTGCGACGACGGATGTCTGACACAGCTTCCCGTCGATGCGGGCGGCTGGCTCGACGCGGTGATGATTCTGTCGGCGGCACGGGCGAACGGACACGCGGACGGGGCGGCCGTAGCGCTGCTGCGGCAAAGATTGGGCAGCGCGGCGGCGGATAAGTTGATGGAAAAGGCCGTCTGAAAGGAAAGGCCGTCTGAAACGGGAGGTGCGTTTCAGACGGCCTTTCTGCGTCCGCGCGGCGCCTGCCTGTGTGGGTGTGCAAAACGGCGGAGGCCGTCTGAATCGGGTTTCAGACGGCCTCTGTGTTGCTGCGGTGGGGTTTAGTTTTCCGCTTCTTCCTGTCCTTCCTGCGTTTCGGCGCTTTCGCTTTCCAGGTTGTCGAGCAGTTTGCCGAGCAGGCGTTGCAGTTTGCGGTGGTCGGCTTCGTCGAAGCCTGCCCAGATCGGGTTGCGTTTTTCGGTGATTTGCGGCTGCATGCGGTGGATGAACGCTTCGCCTTCTTCGGTGAGTTTCAGGACGGTTTGGCGGCGGTCTTGGGCGTTGCCGCCGCGTTCGACCCAGCCGCGTGCGACCATGTCGTCGGACAGGCGGGTGGCGCTGGTGCGGGTGAGGCAGAGCAGGTCGCTCAGGCGCGAGGGCAGGGTTTCGCGGTTGGGCGCGGCGTAGAGCGAGAGCAGGGCGAACCAGAGGTTTTCGGTGATGCCTTCGGCTTTGAGGCATTGGTTGAGGTTGGTGCCGAGGTGTTCGGCGGCGAGGCGCACCATGCGGAAGGTGAGGGTGCGGTCGAGGGGGAAATCGGGCAGGTTTTCTGCGAGGACGGTGAGTTGTTTGGCGGTTTCGGTGTGGGAAAAGGTCATACTGCTTCCATACTTTCATTAATGCGGCCTTCCGATGCTATTTGCTTAAAATCATCGGTTTGGCGGGGCGCCATCATAAAACGGTAACAGGTAAACAAGTGTTTTGCCCGATATTCGGTTGCGGAATTTTTTTAAGCGGTAGGAAGCGGGAGGCCGTCTGAAAGCGTGCGGGCGGCTTGGTGTGTTTCAGACGGCCTCCTGCGGCGGCCGGGTGCGGCGGTCGAATGCTTCGAGCGAGAGGTTCATGCTTTCGAGGCCGGGGGTCATGATTTGCGAGACGGCCTGGCCGACGGAGTCGCCGGGGTCGGCGGCGGGGCGGTAGACGAAGAGTTGGAAGAGTTCTTCGAGGCGGATGTTGGAGGCTGTGGTTTTGAGTACCCAGCCGAGGTTGCCGTTGTAGATGTAGCCGTGCCGTGCGAGTTTGTCGAGCAGGTCGCCCAATTCGTCGTAGCCCATGTCGATGTGGCGGCGGAAGTCTTGGATGCGCAGGGTTTGTCCGCTGTTTTGGGCGCGGTTGAGCAGCAGGAGGATTTTTAATACGTCGTCGAAGCGGCCGCGCGCGCCGAAGCGGCCGCGCGCGCCGAAGCTGCGGCGGAAGGCGTCGCCCTGCCAGTAGGACAGGGAGGAGGTGAAGACGGCGCCGCCCAGCAGGAGCATCCACAGCAGGTTGAGCCACATGAGGAAGACGGGCACGGCGGCGAAGGCGCCGTAGATGAGGGTGTAGCTGTTGAAGGTGCCGATGTACCAGGCGAAGCCGCGCCGCAGCAGATCGAGGAGGACGGCGGTGAGGGCGGCGCCGATGAGGGCGTGGCGGGCGGGGACGTAGCGGTTGGGCACGAGACGGTAGAGCAGCCAGAGGGCAGCGGTGTCGAGGGCGAGGGAGCCGGCGGTTTTGAGACCGTCTGAAAGCCAGGCGGGCAGGGCGGCGAGGCTGCTGTGCGAGAGCAGAAGTTCCCAAACGGAGAAGGCCGCGCCGACGGTGAGCGGGGCGAAGGTGAGCAGCATCCAGTAGACGAGAAACTGCATCCACAGCGGGCGCAGGTTTTTGACCTGCCAGATGCGGTTGAAGGTTTGGTCGATGGTGCGGATGAGGAGGACGGAGGTGACGACGAGGAAGGCGATGCCGATGGCGGTGAGTTTGGCGGCGTTGCTTTGGAAGCGCGCGAGGTATTCGCGCACGACGTCCGCGCCCTGCGGCACGAGGTTGCCGTCGATAAAGCCGAGCACGGAGGCGGACAGGCGGTCGTACATCGGGAAGGCCGAGAGTACGGACAGGACGACGGTCAGCACGGGCACGAGGGCGAGCAGGGTGGTGAAGGTGAGGCTGGCCGACACTTGCGGCACGTCCACTTCGTCGAAGCGGCGGTAGAGGAAGGAGGCGAAACCGAAGGCGCGGGATTCGCGCACGGTGTGCCATGAGAAGATTTTCCGCATGAGGGTTCTCCGTGGTGTCTGTTTGCCTGTGCGGTTGGCGGCCGTCTGAAAAGGCGGCGCGGGCGGTATGGGAAGCGTCAGGCCGTCTGAAAACGGGGAAACGGGTTTTGACTTCGTTGCAACTTCACTTTCAGACGGCCTTTCGGGTTTCAGACTGTCTTTTGAGGCCGTCTGAAACGGCGGAAGCTGCGCTCCTTCTCCCGTGCGGTCGCAGAGGAGGGGGTGAAAAGGCCGTCTGAAAACGGAAAAGCGGGTTTTCAGACGGCCTGATGCGGGGCAGCGTTCAGTTGAGGCGTTTTTGCCCCGCCATTTCGCGTTCCCATTCGAGGCGGTAGTTCATCAGTTCGCCGTAGCCGTCGATCATTTCGGTGCACTGCATCTGTTCGGCGGCATCGAGGATGTCGGCCAGCACTTCGACGGGTTCGATTTCCAGGCCGTAGAGCTGCGGGTCGAAGTCGATGCCCAAGAGCACGGCGTCCTGATCCATGCCCACCAGCCATTCGTGCAGGAAAAAGTCCAGCGGCAGCTCGTCGACTTCGTGATCCGCCCATTCTTCGGCGATGCAGGCTTCGGCTTGGGCGCGGTCGTGCCAGACGCAGAAGACGGGCACGGGTTCGCCGTCGTCTTCTTCGTATTCGGCCGACGGGCATTCGGCAACGTCGTCTTCGGGGGAGACCAGGGTGTAGAGGGTGCGGCTGCCGAGGGCGGCACGGATGAAGCGGTTGTATTCTTCGTCGTCTGGGTGGGGGAACATGGGTTTCCTTTCAGGGGGTGAGGCCGTCTGAAAACGGTTTATTCGTCTGCCGCGCCGCCCGATTCGGCGGCTTCCATTTCGGCTTTCACGGCCTGGTAGAGGGCGCGGAAGTTTTTCGGCGGCTTGTTCTGCTCTTTTTCTTTGCGCGCGTTGCGGATGAGGGTGCGCAGCGCGGAGAGGTCGGCCTGCGGGTGGGCGGCGGCAAATTCGGTAAACGCTTCGTCGTTGTCGAGCAGGCGTTCGCGCATGTTTTCCACGCGCTGCAAAAAGGCGTTGTGCGCGCGGTTTTCTCCTTTGAGGCGGGCGAGGAATTCGCGGATGGGTTCGGGGTCGGTGTCGCGCATCAGGCGGCCGATAAACTGCGTCTGCCGTTTGAGCGCGCCGTTGGAGGTGATTTTTTTGTAGTCGCGCACGGCCTGCGCGAGTTCTTCCGACAGGGGCAGTTTTTTCAGCGTTTCGGCCGACAGGCGGGTAAGCTCCATGCCTAAATCCTGCAAGTCGTTCATGCGCTTTTTCATTTGGGTTTTGCTTACCCATTCTTCGTTGTCGCTGGCGCTCATTTTCTGTTTCGCTATCTGGTTGCCGTCAAGAGGCGGCATTTTAGCAGCAATGCGGCTTGCCTTCGCACAAAAACGGGTAAAATGCCGTCTGAAAACCCTACCACGGAGCATTTTATGTTCAACCACACGCCGCAGGAACTGACGGATTTGTGCGCCTTCGCCCTCGATGCCGCCAAACGCAGGGGCGCAAGCGCCGCCGAAGCCGATTTGAGCGAATCGCTCGGCCAGAGCGTCCAGGTGCGTTTGCAGGAAATCGAGCAGATCGAGCACCAGCAGGACAAATCCCTCGACATCACCGTCTATCTCGGGCAAAGCAAAGGCCGCGCCAGCACCGCCGACTTCTCCCGCCGCGCCATAGAAGAAACCGTTCAGGCTGCCCTCGACATCGCCCGCTACACCGCGCAGGACGATTGCGCCGGCCTCGCCGACGCCGGTCTGATGGCCACCCGCTTCGGCGATCTCGACAAATTCCATCCGTGGGACTTGTCCGCCGAAGAAGCCGCCGAACTCGCCCGCCGCTGCGAAGCCGCCGCCCTCGACGCCGACCCGCGCATCAACAATTCCGAAGGCGCGGGCATCCAGACCTCGCACTACCAGTTTGCCTACGGCAACAGCCACGGCTTTCTGCAACACGAACGCGGCACGCGCCACAGCGTTTCGTGCAGCGTCGTTGCCGCCGACGCCGACGGCGCCATGCAGCGCGACTACTGGTACGACCTCGCCCGCAGCAAAGAAGAACTCGACAGCATGGAAAACATCGGCCGCACCGCCGCCGAACGCACCGTACGCCGTCTGAACGCCGGCAGCCTGCCCACCGGCAGCGTCCCCGTCCTCTTCGACGCCACCGTCTCCGCCGGCCTCATCGGCCACATCGTCGGCGGCCTCTCCGGCGGCGCGCTCTACCGCCAGAGCAGCTTTCTCGTCGACAGCATCGGCAAAAAAATCCTGCCCGAATTCCTCAGCCTGCGCGAAGAGCCGCATATTCCCCGCGCCTGGGGCAGCAGCTGGTTCGACAGCGAAGGCGTCGCCACGCACCCGCGTTTCGTTATCGAAAACGGCGTCGTGCAGGGCTATTTTTTATCGTCGTACAGTGCGCGCAAACTCGGTATGCAGACCACGGGCAACGCGGGCGGCGCGCACAACCTGATTCTGAACGCCACCTGCCCGACACAGGCCGACCTGCTGCGCCAGATGGGCAGCGGCCTGCTCGTCACCGAATTGATGGGGCAGGGCGTCAATATGCTCACCGGCGACTATTCGCGCGGCGCGGCAGGCTTCTGGGTGGAAAACGGCGTTATCCAATATCCCGTCGAAGAAATCACCGTCGCCGGACGCTTGCAGGATATGCTGCTTGGTATTGCGGGCGTGGCCGACGACGCCCTGCGCCGCTCCTCGCACAAAGTCGGCTCGATACTGATAGACAAAATGACCGTGGCCGGGCAGTAAACCGCGTCCGAACGGCAAAGAGGCCGTCTGAAAACCCGATTTGGGATTTTCAGACGGCCTCTTCGTGTTGTGATTCCGTTGATATAGTGAATCAAAATAAAAAAGATACAAGGCAGCAAGCCGCAGACAGTACAGGTAGTACGGGGCAGGTTTTCTTGGCATTTCCAATGCCGTAGAAAACCGCCCTCTGTGAGCTAAGGCGCAGCAACGCCGTAGATTTTTTATTTTGGCTCACTATACCTTTGCTTTTCAGACGGCCTTATCTCGCATGCCGTTCGCGGTAGGTTTCGAAATCGAGCACGCAGATGGGAAAAGACACGCCCGCGTCGGGATGGTTTGCACCGCCGCCCAAGTCCAGGCACAGATCGTCGTAGAGCCATGCCTGCACCGCCATGCCCAGCCGAAAAGCGGCCAGCAGCAGAATTAGAAACAGAATCCGGCGGATGTAAATTCGTTTTTTAACAGTGTTTATAGTCGGCTTTTGGGTTGGGAAGCGGGGCATTGCTTCTATAAGGCCGTCTGAAAGGGTTTCAGACGGCCTTCGGGCTTTCAGGCTGCCGTCACATGATGCGGGCAGGCAGCCTGAAAACCACCCAAGCGGTAGGTCGGGCATTTATGCCCGACATCTTGCTTACCACGGCTGCGTAGTCGGGCCGATGGTGAACTCGCTCACGTTGGTGTCATCGGGTTGCGACAGGGCAAAGGCTACGACATTGGCCACGCGCTCGGCGGGGATTTCGTAGTTGTCGTACAGCTCGCGGTAGCCTTTGGACGTGCCCTCGTCGGTGATGTGGCTCACCAGCTCGGACTGAACGGCGGCGGGGCAGATTGTGGCGGTGCGGATGTGCGTGCCCGCTTGCGCCGATTCCATGCGCAGGGCTTCCATAATCGCGCGTACCGCCCATTTGGTGCCGCAATACACCGCCGCGCCGGGGTAAACCTTCAAGCCCGCCACGGACGAGGTGGTAATCACATGGCCGCTTTATCGCGCGGCGTGATGGGGCCGTCTGAAACGCCGCCCGGACAGGCTGAAGGCCGTCTGAAAACGGGTTTCAGACGGCCTTTGGCGATAGCGGCGGGAATGTCCGTCCGCTCAGTCCCAACCGTGGCGGAAATCGTGATGGCGGTGGCGGTGCGGACGGAAGCCCGCACGGTCGTCATACCGGTCGCGGCGGCGGCTTTCGCGCCATTCTCGGTAGCGGCGTCCGCGTTCGATCTCTTCGTCTTTGCGGTTCATTTCTTTGTTGTGGTAGGCATAGGCATTGCCCGCCAGTCCGCCGGCGGCCGCACCCAGCAGAATGCTCTGGCTGTCGCCGCCGATTGCGCCGCCCAGTGCCGCTCCTGCGGCCGCACCGGCCAGCGTGGCTTTGGTGCGGTTGGCCGTGCCGCGTGCCTGCGCGGGCGTGGCAGCAAAGGCCAGCAGGGCGGCAGCGGTCAGCGCGGCGGCAAACGTTTTCTTGGCTGTCATATCATTTCCTTTTCATACAACACCGGCACTTGCCGGATGCGCGGCATTATAAGGAGGCACAGTCGGGAAAAATGTACGGAATCGGCAAAACAGCGTAAACCGTTGCGATGGAGTTTGGCGGCGGCGGCAATCGGTTTTCAGGCTCCTCATTCCGCCTCAAACTGCGCCCCGCCCTTATTCATCAGCAGCGCGGGGCGGATTTCGCTAGGGGCTGTACTAGATAAGCAGTCATGTTAGACTGCAAAAATGAAGATAACCCGTTGTAAACTAAAAAAGAGTATTCAAAAGAAACTGCTTCAGTTTTTTGTACTCGAAGTTACTGCCCGTTCAGCAGCTGATTTATTGGGCATCCACCCTAATTCGGCAGTGCTGTTTTACCGCAAGATTCGCGAAGTCATCAGCCATCATCTTTCATTGGAAGCCGATACGGTTTTTGACGGCTCAATTGAGTTGGACGAGAGTTATTTTGGCGGACACCGCAAAGGCTTCGACTCCGTCATCACCCACCACAAGTTTCCTTTCATTGTCTTATTGACGGTGATGCGCGGTGGTAGCTCAGTTGGTTAGAGTACCGGCCTGTCACGCCGGGGGTCGCGGGTTCGAGCCCCGTCCGCCGCGCCAAACATTCGTTTTTCCTTTCTTCATTTTATATTTCCTTTCTTGATTTATTTTGCGGCCGGGTTTCCCGGCCGTTTTTCTGTCTGCCGTCTGCGCGGCTGCCGAGGTCGGGGGCGGCAAGGCCGTCTGAAACCCCGTTTTCAGACGGCCTTAATCTTGCGCCCCATGCGTTTGGGCTATAATCCGCCCCTTTTTCAGACGGCCTCTTCCCATGATTCCCTTAGACCGCGTTCCCGCGAAAAACGACCCCCGCCTGCCCGTTTTGCTGCTGCAATTCACCTTTGTCTTCTGCGGCATCACCTTTTGGGGCTTCAACCGCAGCCCCGCGCAGGTCGGCCTGATTTTGGCCGTGTGCGTCGTGCTCGACTGCACGCTGCACTATCTGTTGCGCAAGAAAACGCTGCTTGTGCCCATCAGCGGCCTGATTACCGGCCTCGGCCTCTCCGTGCTCACCAATTTTTCGCACGGCCTGTGGCTCGCCCTCGTGCCGCCGTTTTTCGCCACCGCCTCGAAATACGTGTTCACCGTAAACGGGCGGCATGTTTACAACCCCGGCCTGTTCGGCGTGATTGCCGCGCTGGTGCTCAGCGACGGCATGATTACCCCCGCGCCCGCCTACCAGTGGGGCGGCGCGGGCATCACCGCCTTTTTCATCGCCACCGCCGCGCTGATGCTGTTTGCCCTCAACATCCGCCGCAGCGTTCTGATCGTGTCCTTCCTCGTGTTTTACGCCATGCAGCTCGGCCTGCGCGCCTGGCTGCTGCGCCACCACATCCCGCCGCAAACCCTGTTTATGGGCGCGTTTTCCTCGCCCGCCTTCTACCTCTTCACCTTCTTTATGATTACCGACCCGCCCACCTCCGCCGAATCGCGCAAAGGGCAGGTGTTCATGGCCTTTTTCATCGTTTTCGTCGATCTGCTTCTGCACAAATTCCAAAGTTTCTCGACGCTGTTTTACTCCGCCTTCCTGTATATGACTCTGCGCGGCCTGTGGCTGGCGTGGCAAAACCGCGCCCGCTACCGCCATCCCGCCCCCGTTCTCAAACAACAGGCCAAAGCCCTGTTGCTTACCGCCCTGATCGGCCTTACCGGCTGGGGCGCCTACCGCGCCAACCACGCCTTTGCCGCCGACGACATCCGCTTCCGTTTCGCCGAAATTCCCGCCGCGCAAAGCGGCATAGGCGGCAAACAGGGCGACATCTGGCAGCGCACCGACCCGCGCATGCAGCACGTTGCCAAATGGCTGCTCTCCGTCGGCGATGCCGCCGCCGTGGCCGATGTCGACAACGACGGCCTGCCCGACATCTTCCTCACCCAGCCGCTCAAATCCGAGCAGGACCGCGCCCAACTGTTTTTAAACAAAGGCGGTTTCCGTTTCGAGCGTTTCGACATCCCCGCTCTTGCGCCCCACCGAACCCACCCCGAGCAACACGGCCTGATCGCCGCCGCCACCTGGTTCGACATGGACAACGACGGCGACCAAGACCTGCTCTTGGGCACGGGCTTCGGCAAAGGCCGCCTACTGCGTAACGAACTCAAAGAAACAGGCCGTCTGAATTTCAGCGAAATCGGCCATGAAAGCGGCCTCGACCACTACCAAATCAGCGTCGCCACCAACGTTCTCGACCTCGACAACGACGGCAGACTCGACATCTTCGTCGGCAACGTCATGCAAACCCACCTGCCCGGCTACGGCCGCAGCGTCCCCTACAACATCTTCAAACTCCCCGAGCCTGAATACCCGGGCGACCGGCGCATGTTCAACGTCATGCACCGAAGCTGGCATAACGCCAATAATGCCGACGAAAACCTCCTTTTCCGCAACCTCGGCGGCGGCCGCTTCGCGCGCATCCCGCAAGACCAAACCGGCTTTGCGGGCAAACGCTGGACCATGGCCGCTGCCACGGGTGATCTCAACGGCGACGGCTACGCCGACCTCTATATCGCCAACGACTTCGGCCCCGACGAACTCTATCTCAACAAACAGGGACAAGGCTTCCAAGCCATTAAAGGCAGCTTCGCCGGCTCCGTCGGCCGCGACACCTACAAAGGCATGAACGCCAGCTTCGCCGACCTCGACGACAACGGCCGCCCCGACATCCACGTCTCCAACGTCCACGAAAAACTGCAGGCCGAAGGCAGCCTGTTGTGGATGAATTACAGCCAAAGCGGCCAAACCGACGCCGCCGCCTTCCGCGACGAAGCCGCCCGCCGCAACGCCCTGAACGAGCGCCGCTTCGGCTGGGGCGCGGCCTTCGGCGACCTCGACCGCGACGGCCGCCTCGACTTCATCCAGGCCAACGGCATGGCCGACGACGCCTACGACAAAAAAGAAGCCGTCTGCCCCGACTACTGGTATTGGAACGCGCAAATCGCCCTCACCAACCCCGACGTGCACGGCTACGCCGACCGCTGGGCCGACGTGCGCGGCCGCTGCGTCTTCGGCTTCGAGGCCAACCGCGTCTATATGAATAAAGGCGCCTACTTCGTCGACATGGCCGAACAGGCGGGCTGGACGAAAAAAGGCACCTCGCGCGGCATGATCCTCGCCGACTTCGACAACGACGGCGACCTCGACAGCCTCGTCACACACATGACCGCCGCCCCGAGCCTCTACCGCAACGACAGCCAACCCGCCAACTGGATAGGGCTGCAACTCGTTGGCAACGGCACAAGCTGCAACCGCGACGCCCAAGGCAGCACCCTCGTCCTCGCCGCCGAAAACAGCCCCACCGGCGCGGCGCAACACCGTGAGGTCTACGCCAACAACGGACTCGCCGCGCAAAACGACCGCCGCATCCTCTTCGGCCTCGGCAGCCGCCCCGACAAAGAAGCCCGCATCACCGTCCGCTGGTGCGGCTACGGCAAAGAGCAGACCTACACCCTGAAAACCGGGCAGTACCACCGCATCGAACAGCAGTAAACCCCTTTCAGACGGCCTTTGCGGTTACGCAGAGGCCGTCTGAAAGCAACAAGCCGCGTAAGTCGGGCATTGATGCCGTCTGAAACCGCCGATACCCCGCACACGCCGTTCCCTCTCCCGCTTGTGGGGGAGGGCTAGGGTGGGGGCTTATGCCGCTGCGGCAATTTTTGCAGGACATCAGCGAAAAGCGGTTCTGCCAACCGCCACCCCCTCCCCAACCCTCCTCTGCGCAAGCGCAGGGGAGGGAGCAGATTGCAGTTTCCCCGAAGGCAGCCTGAAACCCAGCCCCCCAACCGCCCCCAACAGGAAACCCCAACCATGAACAGCAAAACATTCCTCCGCCACCTCGCCGCCTATCTCAAAACCCACAGCCCCCACCCCGATGCCGTCTGGCAAAAAAACACCCTCCTGTTCCAACAAAACGGCGCAACCTACGGCGAAATCGCCTTCACCGACATGGGTTGGGAAAACAGCCTCAGCCTGTTCTGCTACGCCTACAACACCGAAATCGGCGGGCACATCGTCCAAACCCTGTCCCCCTATATGCGCCCCAACGAGCCCGACGAATTCAACCTTATCTTTCGGCAAGACGCCGTCAACTTCATCGCCCAACTGCCCGAAACGAAAGAGCAAGCCGAGCCGTATTGCGCCGACATCGCACGATACATAAAAGAGCAATGCCTGCCCGTTATCCTCGCCGTGCACCAAGCCCCCGCCGACCTGCTCCGATGCCTCGTCGAGCATCCCGGGCAATTCCGCTTCAAAGCGCTCGTCGCCGACTTTATCGTCCGCCGCCACCAACTCGCCGCCGACCATCCCCTCGTGCAAAACCTGTTTGCCCGCCCGTTTCCCGAACACACCGCGCCCAACGCCCCGTTTTCCACCCTCGACTGCATCTTCAAAGAACGCCTCACGCAGCCTGAAAACCAACGCACCGCCCACCCCGTTTACGACCCCATGCCCGATTTTGCCGACAGCACATACGGCAGCTACATGGACGACATCGCCGACCTCTCTGCCGTGTTCGACTGCCGCTGGATGTTCGTGCGCCTGAACTACGTTCCCGACGGATGCGAAGCACAGCGCGAATACTATCTGGAAGCGGGACAACGCGCCTTGCGCCAATACGAAGCCCTCTACCGCTTCTACGACGCGCACGGACTCTCCGCCAAACGCCTGAGCGGCGGCGACGGCAAAATCATCAAAGACCCCGTCTATCCCGCCGACCTCACCGCCGAAGGTCTGCGCTTCGCCCGCACCGCCCACCACTGGCAGGACACCAAAGGCGCGGCGAAAAACCCGCCCGATGTGAAATATTTGGAAAGAAAGTTGAAAGAGATGCGGGCGCAGGAAGGGGGCGGAGAGGCCGTCTGAAAAGCCCGCAGGCCGTCTGAAAGTTCTGTTTGGGATGTTCAGACGGCCTCAAAGCAGACGCATTTTTCATCGCACGCAAAACCGAAGTTTTCAAAACCAAGCACATCCGCCACAACGGCAAAGGCCGTCTGAAAGCCCGAAAATGTCCCTCACTCCCGAACAACTCCATCTCCCCTACCGCCAAACTGCCCTGCGTGCCCGACTCGACCGCGCGGGCGTTGTTTTCCAATTCGGCGTCTGGCAAGCCGAACCGCACGGCGACCCCGAAACCGTCCACGCCGCCGCGCTTCATGCCCTGTTCGCGCACACCCTGCAAGAGTGGCACGATGCGCAGGCGGCGCGTGCCGGTGCGTTTGTGCGCGAACGTCTTGTCGCTGCCAAAAACGAAAACGCGCGCGAAAAAATCCGTCGCGCCGTCGGACAAAACCCGTTTCCGCCGCTCACCTTCCATCCCGAAACCGCCCGCAGCGTGCCGCTCGATATCCGTTTCCTGCAAAGCACCGACAGCCTGCGCCCGCACCGCGACTATGCGCAAACCGTCCGTCCGCACAGCCGCGCCGCCGCCCAA is a window encoding:
- a CDS encoding DUF2750 domain-containing protein, with translation MFPHPDDEEYNRFIRAALGSRTLYTLVSPEDDVAECPSAEYEEDDGEPVPVFCVWHDRAQAEACIAEEWADHEVDELPLDFFLHEWLVGMDQDAVLLGIDFDPQLYGLEIEPVEVLADILDAAEQMQCTEMIDGYGELMNYRLEWEREMAGQKRLN
- the yjgA gene encoding ribosome biogenesis factor YjgA — protein: MSASDNEEWVSKTQMKKRMNDLQDLGMELTRLSAETLKKLPLSEELAQAVRDYKKITSNGALKRQTQFIGRLMRDTDPEPIREFLARLKGENRAHNAFLQRVENMRERLLDNDEAFTEFAAAHPQADLSALRTLIRNARKEKEQNKPPKNFRALYQAVKAEMEAAESGGAADE
- a CDS encoding YihY family inner membrane protein, which produces MRKIFSWHTVRESRAFGFASFLYRRFDEVDVPQVSASLTFTTLLALVPVLTVVLSVLSAFPMYDRLSASVLGFIDGNLVPQGADVVREYLARFQSNAAKLTAIGIAFLVVTSVLLIRTIDQTFNRIWQVKNLRPLWMQFLVYWMLLTFAPLTVGAAFSVWELLLSHSSLAALPAWLSDGLKTAGSLALDTAALWLLYRLVPNRYVPARHALIGAALTAVLLDLLRRGFAWYIGTFNSYTLIYGAFAAVPVFLMWLNLLWMLLLGGAVFTSSLSYWQGDAFRRSFGARGRFGARGRFDDVLKILLLLNRAQNSGQTLRIQDFRRHIDMGYDELGDLLDKLARHGYIYNGNLGWVLKTTASNIRLEELFQLFVYRPAADPGDSVGQAVSQIMTPGLESMNLSLEAFDRRTRPPQEAV
- a CDS encoding FG-GAP-like repeat-containing protein — protein: MIPLDRVPAKNDPRLPVLLLQFTFVFCGITFWGFNRSPAQVGLILAVCVVLDCTLHYLLRKKTLLVPISGLITGLGLSVLTNFSHGLWLALVPPFFATASKYVFTVNGRHVYNPGLFGVIAALVLSDGMITPAPAYQWGGAGITAFFIATAALMLFALNIRRSVLIVSFLVFYAMQLGLRAWLLRHHIPPQTLFMGAFSSPAFYLFTFFMITDPPTSAESRKGQVFMAFFIVFVDLLLHKFQSFSTLFYSAFLYMTLRGLWLAWQNRARYRHPAPVLKQQAKALLLTALIGLTGWGAYRANHAFAADDIRFRFAEIPAAQSGIGGKQGDIWQRTDPRMQHVAKWLLSVGDAAAVADVDNDGLPDIFLTQPLKSEQDRAQLFLNKGGFRFERFDIPALAPHRTHPEQHGLIAAATWFDMDNDGDQDLLLGTGFGKGRLLRNELKETGRLNFSEIGHESGLDHYQISVATNVLDLDNDGRLDIFVGNVMQTHLPGYGRSVPYNIFKLPEPEYPGDRRMFNVMHRSWHNANNADENLLFRNLGGGRFARIPQDQTGFAGKRWTMAAATGDLNGDGYADLYIANDFGPDELYLNKQGQGFQAIKGSFAGSVGRDTYKGMNASFADLDDNGRPDIHVSNVHEKLQAEGSLLWMNYSQSGQTDAAAFRDEAARRNALNERRFGWGAAFGDLDRDGRLDFIQANGMADDAYDKKEAVCPDYWYWNAQIALTNPDVHGYADRWADVRGRCVFGFEANRVYMNKGAYFVDMAEQAGWTKKGTSRGMILADFDNDGDLDSLVTHMTAAPSLYRNDSQPANWIGLQLVGNGTSCNRDAQGSTLVLAAENSPTGAAQHREVYANNGLAAQNDRRILFGLGSRPDKEARITVRWCGYGKEQTYTLKTGQYHRIEQQ
- a CDS encoding SMI1/KNR4 family protein, coding for MRLFHTLQDLAAALPEMPRNGLILIPETVAVLIHPVPHGAFSALFSPQARFIVQAADERARFAYRAWLSVPVFARIAQALPAAAGDRQWQAALSAYFVPPPEMPTAQTQHHPAPLTLPPLPDEAARLAWWAQCVRAYLDLWGGDRPFFPVSRADLADCERRIGCPLPPVLRAYYEHIGVQYPAWTIYTPELIEPLADACFWLDGIWAELPAAEADAIRMQADGLLAFGESPDDGGLWCFHRNTGRIWRCGCDDGCLTQLPVDAGGWLDAVMILSAARANGHADGAAVALLRQRLGSAAADKLMEKAV
- a CDS encoding MarR family transcriptional regulator, encoding MTFSHTETAKQLTVLAENLPDFPLDRTLTFRMVRLAAEHLGTNLNQCLKAEGITENLWFALLSLYAAPNRETLPSRLSDLLCLTRTSATRLSDDMVARGWVERGGNAQDRRQTVLKLTEEGEAFIHRMQPQITEKRNPIWAGFDEADHRKLQRLLGKLLDNLESESAETQEGQEEAEN
- the pmbA gene encoding metalloprotease PmbA; its protein translation is MFNHTPQELTDLCAFALDAAKRRGASAAEADLSESLGQSVQVRLQEIEQIEHQQDKSLDITVYLGQSKGRASTADFSRRAIEETVQAALDIARYTAQDDCAGLADAGLMATRFGDLDKFHPWDLSAEEAAELARRCEAAALDADPRINNSEGAGIQTSHYQFAYGNSHGFLQHERGTRHSVSCSVVAADADGAMQRDYWYDLARSKEELDSMENIGRTAAERTVRRLNAGSLPTGSVPVLFDATVSAGLIGHIVGGLSGGALYRQSSFLVDSIGKKILPEFLSLREEPHIPRAWGSSWFDSEGVATHPRFVIENGVVQGYFLSSYSARKLGMQTTGNAGGAHNLILNATCPTQADLLRQMGSGLLVTELMGQGVNMLTGDYSRGAAGFWVENGVIQYPVEEITVAGRLQDMLLGIAGVADDALRRSSHKVGSILIDKMTVAGQ
- a CDS encoding SDR family oxidoreductase gives rise to the protein MITTSSVAGLKVYPGAAVYCGTKWAVRAIMEALRMESAQAGTHIRTATICPAAVQSELVSHITDEGTSKGYRELYDNYEIPAERVANVVAFALSQPDDTNVSEFTIGPTTQPW
- a CDS encoding glycine zipper domain-containing protein → MTAKKTFAAALTAAALLAFAATPAQARGTANRTKATLAGAAAGAALGGAIGGDSQSILLGAAAGGLAGNAYAYHNKEMNRKDEEIERGRRYREWRESRRRDRYDDRAGFRPHRHRHHDFRHGWD